One part of the Quercus lobata isolate SW786 chromosome 7, ValleyOak3.0 Primary Assembly, whole genome shotgun sequence genome encodes these proteins:
- the LOC115951733 gene encoding uncharacterized protein LOC115951733 produces MKILAWNCRELGNRRAVQELVDIVQAQDPMIVFLSETWSSNEHMKWAGIDVWVDSFLNYHIDSIVHGGSVNAWRFTGFYGEPDTGRRSEGWNMLRMLSSKPQLPWCCLGDFTELLEVHEKKGGVPRAYSLMQNFRDALDHCGFVDLGFYGLEFTWHGRRRGEWIWERLDRGVANYEWLTRFPTGKVKHLNCFTSDHRPILLSLDGNSEFQKRRKPFRFEAMWISDLECKEVVKRAWDCAPNGTPMFVATAKLRRFSVRTREHEDVVRLKKELNTLYDKEEKMWQQRSRIQWLKHGDQNTKFFHGIATQRKRKNFIKGLRDGNGVWQENEEDFDKVFDGVEAMVIETMRADLERPFSSEEVGLAIKEMAPLKAPGPDVQNPERVSDFRPISLCNVIYKIISKVIANRLKPLLNSIISETQSAFIADRLITDNILIAFESLYHMKNSCTWKKGFMAMKLDMSKAYDWVKWVFLEKILIKMGFPLTWVTLIMECVTTVSYSILVNGEPKDDCLIFFRSTLEEYNKIQELLAYYEVASGQVINKEKTTLYFSRNTDKGTQEAIKVALNVLAIRHYEKYLGLPSFVGRNRTACFTQIKERIWGCMQGWKEKLLSQAGREVMIKAVVQSILVYSMSVFKLLVWRLIHHRDSLLFKVFSAKYFPNGNILEALVHPRCSYAWRSILQARGVIEKGAIWRVGNGQLIDVWQHRWLPNLNHIKIISPKASSLVQRVCDLFLPDTRIWDSSHLESCFLPWEADMVRQIQVCKEGVEDTLIWPLTNDGDYSVRSAYCMLGSAEALLMLSSSSHDNNGVVWKQIWKI; encoded by the exons ATGAAAATCTTAGCTTGGAACTGCAGGGAGCTTGGGAACCGGCGTGCAGTTCAAGAGCTTGTCGATATTGTGCAAGCACAAGATCCCATGATTGTGTTTTTATCAGAAACATGGTCATCTAATGAGCATATGAAATGG GCAGGGATTGATGTATGGGTggatagttttttgaattacCACATAGATTCTATTGTGCATGGTGGTTCGGTGAATGCATGGAGATTTACTGGGTTCTATGGAGAGCCTGATACAGGTCGGCGAAGTGAGGGTTGGAATATGTTACGAATGCTTAGTTCTAAACCGCAGCTTCCATGGTGTTGTTTGGGAGATTTTACTGAGTTGCTTGAAGTGCACGAGAAGAAAGGAGGGGTACCTCGGGCTTATTCTTTGATGCAAAATTTTCGTGATGCATTGGACCATTGTGGGTTTGTTGACTTAGGGTTTTATGGATTGGAATTCACTTGGCATGGTAGGCGAAGGGGGGAGTGGATATGGGAGAGATTGGATAGGGGAGTTGCAAATTATGAGTGGTTGACCCGGTTTCCTACAGGTAAGGTAAAGCATCTAAATTGCTTTACATCAGATCATAGGCCAATTCTTCTGTCCTTGGATGGTAATAGTGAGTTCCAAAAGCGTAGGAAGCCCTTTCGATTTGAAGCAATGTGGATTTCAGATCTTGAGTGTAAAGAGGTGGTGAAAAGGGCTTGGGATTGTGCTCCTAATGGTACTCCCATGTTCGTTGCTACTGCAAAACTGAGGAGGT TTTCGGTTAGAACTAGGGAGCATGAGGATGTTGTGCGGTTAAAGAAGGAATTGAATACTTTATATGATAAAGAGGAGAAGATGTGGCAACAACGGTCCAGGATTCAATGGTTGAAGCATGGTGATCAAAATACAAAGTTCTTTCATGGTATCGCTACtcaaaggaagaggaagaattTTATTAAGGGTTTGCGTGATGGGAATGGAGTTTGGCAGGAAAATGAGGAA GATTTTGACAAGGTTTTTGATGGGGTTGAAGCTATGGTAATCGAGACTATGAGAGCTGATTTGGAGAGGCCTTTTAGTAGTGAGGAGGTGGGATTGGCAATTAAGGAAATGGCTCCCCTTAAAGCCCCTGGTCCGGATG TCCAAAATCCTGAAAGGGTTTCAGATTTTAGACCCATAAGTTTGTGCAATGTGATTTATAAGATCATTAGTAAAGTGATTGCCAATCGCCTTAAGCCTTTGCTTAATTCCATTATTTCTGAGACCCAAAGTGCCTTCATTGCTGATAGATTGATCActgataatattttaattgcatTTGAATCTTTGTATCATATGAAGAATAGTTGTACATGGAAGAAAGGTTTTATGGCTATGAAATTagatatgagcaaggcttaTGACTGGGTGAAATGGGTGTTTCTGGAAAAAATTCTTATCAAGATGGGATTCCCGCTCACTTGGGTGACTTTGATTATGGAGTGTGTTACCACTGTATCATATTCTATTCTCGTGAATGGTGAGCCAAAGG atgattgcTTAATCTTTTTCAGGTCTACTTTAGAAGAGTACAATAAAATTCAAGAGCTACTGGCTTATTATGAGGTAGCTTCGGGTCAAGTGATTAATAAGGAGAAAACCACTCTTTACTTTAGTAGAAACACAGATAAAGGAACCCAGGAAGCTATAAAAGTGGCCCTTAATGTCCTGGCTATTAGacattatgagaaatatttgggcTTACCTTCTTTTGTTGGAAGAAATAGGACGGCATGTTTTACTCAAATAAAGGAAAGGATATGGGGTTGTATGCAAGGTTGGAAGGAAAAGTTGTTGTCTCAAGCAGGGCGGGAGGTTATGATTAAGGCAGTGGTCCAATCTATTTTAGTCTACTCGATGAGTGTGTTCAAGCTTCTG GTGTGGCGTCTTATTCATCATCGTGACTCCCTTCTTTTTAAAGTGTTTAGTGCAAAGTACTTTCCGAATGGTAATATTCTTGAGGCTCTAGTTCATCCTAGATGTTCCTATGCTTGGCGAAGTATTTTACAAGCTCGGGGTGTTATTGAGAAAGGGGCAATTTGGAGGGTTGGTAATGGGCAATTGATTGATGTATGGCAACATAGGTGGCTACCTAATTTGAACCACATTAAGATCATATCTCCAAAAGCTAGTTCCTTAGTTCAACGGGTTTGTGATTTGTTCCTCCCTGACACAAGAATTTGGGACTCGAGTCACTTGGAGAGTTGTTTTCTTCCATGGGAGGCAGATATGGTGCGACAGATTCAAGTTTGTAAGGAGGGGGTTGAAGATACTCTGATTTGGCCTCTGACTAATGATGGTGACTATAGTGTTAGGAGTGCTTACTGTATGCTTGGCTCTGCTGAAGCTCTTCTCATGTTGAGCTCATCATCTCATGACAATAATGGTGTGGTTTGGAAGCAGATATGGAAGATTTGA
- the LOC115952399 gene encoding NADPH-dependent aldehyde reductase-like protein, chloroplastic, with amino-acid sequence MASESETSVGNQIQIQRPSPSLPQPQPLQDRVAIVTGSARGIGQAIALHLGSLGAKLVINHTSSNSTHEAELVASQINNSLSSSLNNNNTPRAITVRADVSDPTQVKSLFNKAEEAFNSPVYILVNSAGINDSKYPTIANTSLEDFDNIFSVNARRAFLCCKEAANRVKRGGGGRIILLSTSLVGALKPGAAAYTASKAAVETMTKILAKELKGTRITANCVAPGPIATELFFTGKSEEYVKRVIEESPFGRLGETEEVAPLVGFLATDASEWVNGQVIRVNGGYV; translated from the exons ATGGCTTCAGAATCAGAAACCAGCGTTGGcaatcaaatccaaatccaaaggCCTTCTCCTTCTCTCCCTCAGCCACAACCACTCCAAGACAGAGTAGCCATCGTGACTGGGTCCGCCCGCGGAATTGGGCAAGCCATCGCACTCCACTTGGGCTCTCTCGGCGCTAAACTTGTTATCAACCACACCTCCTCCAACTCAACCCATGAAGCTGAACTCGTAGCCTCCCAGATCAACAACTCATTATCCTCTtctctcaacaacaacaacaccccACGAGCCATTACGGTCCGTGCCGACGTGTCCGACCCAACCCAGGTCAAGTCCCTCTTCAACAAAGCCGAGGAGGCATTCAACTCCCCTGTTTATATCCTGGTCAATTCTGCTGGAATCAATGATTCTAAGTACCCAACTATTGCTAACACTTCTCTCGAGGATTTTGATAATATCTTCAG CGTCAATGCTAGAAGGGCATTCTTATGCTGTAAAGAAGCAGCAAACCGTGTCAAACGTGGTGGTGGGGGTCGAATTATACTATTATCAACATCTTTGGTGGGTGCATTAAAGCCAGGAGCCGCGGCATACACAGCATCAAAGGCTGCAGTGGAGACCATGACCAAGATACTAGCAAAGGAGCTCAAAGGGACTAGAATTACTGCCAATTGTGTGGCGCCAGGGCCAATTGCCACTGAGCTCTTTTTTACTGGGAAGTCTGAGGAATATGTGAAGAGGGTTATTGAGGAAAGCCCATTCGGTAGGCTCGGTGAGACTGAGGAAGTGGCACCTCTTGTCGGGTTTTTGGCTACTGATGCCAGTGAGTGGGTTAATGGCCAAGTTATTCGTGTTAATGGTGGCTATgtttaa